The Streptomyces sp. NBC_00440 genome contains a region encoding:
- a CDS encoding MbtH family protein codes for MTNPFDDQDGTFLVLVNDENQHSLWPQFADVPAGWTVVHGPDSHAACLEHVERSWTDMRPKSLADAMNAQR; via the coding sequence ATGACCAACCCCTTCGACGACCAGGACGGCACCTTCCTCGTCCTCGTCAACGACGAGAACCAGCACTCGCTCTGGCCGCAGTTCGCAGACGTCCCGGCCGGCTGGACCGTTGTCCACGGTCCCGACTCCCACGCCGCCTGCCTGGAACACGTCGAGCGGTCCTGGACCGACATGCGGCCGAAGAGCCTCGCCGACGCCATGAACGCCCAGCGGTAG
- a CDS encoding cytochrome P450, whose translation MTSTDTLGGARETAGPARPDDLAAALLTSGARRDPYPLYARMRSEDPVHRSPQGIWYLTRYADVEAALGDLRLSNDRDRMTRAYSALGGDLKALSRLTDRLGRVMTNTDPPDHARLRKLANRAFTARRVEALRDGVRRIVDRLIDEAVAAGPAMDLIEAVASPLPMSVVCELFGIPEEDQPQVKSWFRRFGRLSEDIDRSEAAIDQYEEYLSGLIRQRRRAPGDDLISALVATQAQDDRLTDSELLSTCFVLITAGDETTTHLIGNGVLALLRHPDQLARLRADPDLIRGAVEELARYDTVTQAIVRVVAQDLEIGGRTLREGELVYLFLGATNRDPERFEDPDRLDLSRPGNRHLSFGHGPHFCLGGPLAKLQTEVAVGTLVRRLPELRLADASALDWRDNPLQRRLTALPLTY comes from the coding sequence GTGACCTCCACCGACACACTGGGCGGGGCCCGCGAAACCGCGGGCCCCGCCCGGCCCGACGACCTCGCCGCGGCCCTGCTCACCTCCGGGGCCCGGCGGGACCCGTACCCGCTCTACGCCCGCATGCGGAGCGAGGACCCGGTCCATCGAAGCCCCCAGGGCATCTGGTACCTCACCCGGTACGCGGACGTCGAGGCAGCGCTGGGCGACCTGCGGCTGTCCAACGACCGGGACCGGATGACCCGCGCGTACAGCGCGCTCGGCGGCGACCTCAAAGCCCTCAGCAGGCTCACCGACCGACTCGGCCGGGTGATGACCAACACCGACCCGCCGGACCACGCCCGGCTGCGCAAACTGGCCAACAGAGCTTTCACCGCCCGGCGGGTGGAGGCGCTGCGCGACGGCGTCCGGCGGATCGTCGACCGGCTCATCGACGAAGCGGTCGCGGCCGGGCCGGCCATGGACCTGATCGAGGCCGTCGCCTCCCCGCTGCCGATGTCCGTGGTCTGCGAACTCTTCGGCATTCCGGAAGAGGACCAACCGCAGGTCAAGAGCTGGTTCCGCCGCTTCGGCCGGCTCAGCGAGGACATCGACAGGTCCGAGGCGGCGATCGACCAGTACGAGGAGTACCTGTCCGGGCTCATCCGGCAGCGCAGGCGTGCACCGGGCGACGACCTGATCAGCGCCCTGGTCGCCACCCAGGCGCAGGACGACCGGCTCACCGACTCCGAACTGCTGTCCACCTGCTTCGTCCTGATCACCGCCGGCGACGAGACCACCACCCACCTGATCGGCAACGGCGTGCTGGCGCTGCTGCGCCACCCGGACCAACTGGCCCGGCTGCGCGCGGACCCGGACCTGATCCGCGGCGCCGTCGAGGAACTGGCCCGCTACGACACGGTGACGCAGGCGATCGTCCGGGTGGTGGCGCAGGACCTGGAGATCGGCGGACGGACGCTGCGGGAGGGCGAGTTGGTCTACCTGTTCCTCGGCGCGACCAACCGCGATCCCGAACGCTTCGAGGACCCCGACCGGCTCGATCTGTCCCGCCCGGGCAACCGGCACCTGAGCTTCGGCCACGGCCCGCACTTCTGCCTCGGCGGCCCCCTGGCCAAGCTCCAGACGGAGGTAGCCGTCGGCACGCTGGTGCGCAGGCTCCCCGAGCTGCGGCTGGCCGACGCGTCGGCCCTGGACTGGCGGGACAACCCGCTGCAGCGGCGGCTGACCGCTCTCCCGCTCACCTACTGA
- a CDS encoding SRPBCC domain-containing protein: MAREFEVCREQYLPVPPDQVWNAVATGPGNLGWLYPMEIEPRVGGKVTRGDAIVVAWEPPHHFAVRATQEGGFSNTLSYRIESSDGVTSHLRTGIHWVHTGVVDDAWNWDAKTDVAEKYVDFHQHALAEYLRHFAGRPAVYIRSQRPEPTADPADFAALRRRLGLADDAAVGDRFTLLAPGPERETVEVVVDWLSTDFVGLRGPDALYRFFNGSTWNVPIWLGHHLFAGETDEQQATKEWTAWLDETHAQEL, translated from the coding sequence ATGGCCCGAGAGTTCGAGGTCTGCCGGGAGCAGTACCTGCCCGTCCCGCCCGACCAGGTCTGGAACGCCGTTGCCACCGGCCCCGGCAACCTCGGCTGGCTCTATCCGATGGAGATCGAGCCGCGCGTCGGCGGAAAGGTCACCCGGGGAGATGCCATCGTCGTGGCGTGGGAGCCACCGCACCACTTCGCTGTCCGGGCAACCCAGGAAGGCGGGTTCTCCAATACGCTCAGCTACCGCATCGAGTCGTCCGACGGCGTCACGAGCCATCTGCGTACGGGAATCCACTGGGTGCACACGGGTGTCGTCGACGATGCCTGGAACTGGGACGCCAAGACGGACGTGGCCGAGAAGTACGTCGACTTCCACCAGCACGCCCTCGCCGAGTATCTCCGGCACTTCGCCGGCCGGCCCGCCGTCTACATCAGGTCCCAGCGCCCCGAACCCACCGCCGACCCGGCCGACTTCGCCGCCCTGCGCCGACGCCTCGGCCTTGCCGACGACGCGGCCGTCGGCGACCGTTTCACGCTCCTGGCCCCCGGCCCGGAGCGTGAAACCGTGGAGGTGGTCGTCGACTGGCTCAGCACCGACTTCGTCGGACTGCGAGGCCCGGACGCCCTGTACCGGTTCTTCAACGGCAGCACCTGGAACGTGCCGATCTGGCTCGGACACCACCTGTTCGCCGGGGAGACCGATGAGCAGCAGGCCACCAAGGAGTGGACCGCCTGGCTCGACGAAACCCATGCCCAGGAGCTCTGA